Proteins from a genomic interval of Microbacterium abyssi:
- a CDS encoding SCO6880 family protein has translation MTAALNEERPVRLPGRSRQGIVLGMDGWQLGCIAAAAVIVLIFTNRFGPVGLLYAAPLYLALGIAAVITVHGLSAPKMFGLWVMKQTRHATGATTQVFRPEHVHVVGTLNLPGVRASVQLWNVEGIACVYDPRGRTVSVTAELEVQGFLMHNAPERLDLAQQWSRVLASFTQRPGVKRITLQERTLPTTIRSAREHYDTVTEHRVLDRTSPVAANYERVMNDSERFAVAHRNYLTFTLDLVALGTQVRALGGGRTGAQALALVETRTLADALTTARINVRAWLSPREIAALARIAFDPEFAANVQNRTESLFGVDPLAIGPMYLEEPAGSNRLVRTDSGVHTTMWIHEWPRSDAHVGFISPLVFARHPHTGEAVTHILSLVLTPVPLKQALKRVRDEKKVWRGNEKLRAKRGTDGNAADDADWLALEKEEQELVAGHGEFRYGGYLTVTAPDEEQLDQALAGMRNALAQAEMEAQILYCQQAEALMVNAIPIGLGMK, from the coding sequence ATGACCGCTGCATTGAATGAAGAGCGCCCGGTCCGGCTTCCTGGCCGCTCACGCCAGGGGATCGTCCTGGGCATGGACGGCTGGCAGCTCGGCTGCATCGCCGCGGCAGCGGTCATCGTGCTGATCTTCACCAACCGATTCGGCCCGGTCGGGCTTCTCTACGCGGCCCCGCTCTACCTGGCACTCGGGATCGCCGCGGTGATCACCGTCCACGGGCTGTCTGCACCGAAGATGTTCGGCCTGTGGGTGATGAAGCAGACGCGTCACGCGACGGGCGCCACGACACAGGTCTTCCGTCCCGAGCATGTCCATGTGGTCGGCACGTTGAACCTGCCCGGCGTGCGCGCGTCAGTCCAGTTGTGGAACGTCGAAGGGATCGCGTGCGTGTACGACCCGCGAGGCCGCACCGTCTCGGTGACCGCGGAGCTCGAGGTTCAAGGGTTCCTCATGCACAACGCTCCCGAGCGCCTCGATCTCGCGCAGCAGTGGTCGCGAGTCCTGGCATCGTTCACGCAGCGGCCCGGCGTCAAGCGCATCACCTTGCAGGAGCGAACGCTGCCGACGACGATTCGCAGCGCACGAGAGCACTACGACACTGTCACGGAGCATCGAGTGCTCGATCGCACCTCCCCTGTGGCGGCGAATTATGAGCGCGTCATGAACGATTCCGAGCGGTTTGCCGTCGCGCATCGCAATTACCTGACGTTCACGCTCGATCTCGTCGCCCTCGGCACGCAGGTCAGGGCACTCGGCGGCGGCCGCACCGGTGCCCAAGCTCTCGCGCTCGTCGAAACCCGCACCCTCGCCGATGCACTGACCACCGCGAGGATCAACGTCCGCGCCTGGCTGTCACCGCGCGAGATCGCCGCCCTCGCACGGATCGCGTTCGACCCCGAGTTCGCTGCCAACGTGCAAAACCGCACCGAGAGTCTCTTCGGTGTGGATCCGCTCGCGATCGGGCCGATGTACCTCGAGGAGCCGGCCGGTTCCAACCGGTTGGTTCGCACCGACTCCGGTGTGCATACGACGATGTGGATCCACGAATGGCCACGATCTGATGCCCACGTCGGCTTCATCTCTCCTCTGGTGTTCGCTCGGCACCCGCACACCGGGGAAGCCGTCACGCACATCCTCTCCCTCGTCCTTACCCCGGTCCCGTTGAAGCAGGCACTCAAGCGGGTGCGGGATGAGAAGAAGGTGTGGCGCGGGAACGAGAAGCTCCGCGCGAAACGAGGCACGGACGGCAACGCCGCCGACGACGCCGACTGGCTGGCGCTGGAGAAGGAAGAGCAGGAACTCGTCGCCGGTCACGGAGAGTTCCGCTACGGAGGGTACCTCACCGTGACCGCTCCCGATGAGGAGCAACTCGACCAGGCGCTGGCCGGAATGCGGAATGCTCTCGCACAAGCCGAGATGGAAGCGCAGATCCTGTACTGCCAGCAAGCCGAAGCCCTCATGGTCAACGCGATCCCGATCGGCCTGGGGATGAAATGA
- a CDS encoding ArsR/SmtB family transcription factor, with protein sequence MPKYARPVDGEGAEGPLAVLGNMVKAGIIRQVRRTPNVGRKAIADALEVAPTTIVPYLGELEAAGLLLADPPKAVRKRGEWVVYRVNDEAVTELYLRLGQEIGEI encoded by the coding sequence ATGCCCAAATATGCACGCCCGGTGGACGGTGAAGGAGCCGAGGGGCCACTCGCCGTCCTCGGGAACATGGTCAAAGCGGGCATTATCCGACAAGTGCGCCGTACGCCGAACGTCGGGCGCAAGGCGATCGCCGACGCGCTGGAGGTGGCGCCGACCACCATCGTCCCGTACCTCGGTGAATTGGAGGCGGCGGGCCTCTTGTTGGCTGATCCGCCCAAGGCCGTGCGGAAGCGTGGGGAGTGGGTCGTCTACCGCGTCAATGATGAGGCTGTCACGGAGTTGTATCTGCGACTGGGGCAAGAAATCGGGGAGATCTAG
- a CDS encoding M23 family metallopeptidase, with the protein MGVPAFAVTALARSRTGRRIVVILFAAVALLGLFALAPLAMIPLALAGSSITPAAAATAMVPATSGDWGYPLAGDYFKGRGYGYNPVAGCSYCSTDHQGYDMAQGCGTTIHAAGLGTVITAGEFYGWGNTVRIDHGGGLVTLYGHMQWDSIRVAVGDAVVAGDPVGSEGNTGRSFGCHLHYEVQRDGVAIDPEPFMTALGLPLK; encoded by the coding sequence GTGGGCGTTCCTGCTTTCGCCGTCACGGCCCTCGCGCGATCGAGGACCGGACGTCGGATAGTGGTCATATTGTTCGCGGCGGTGGCGCTGCTTGGCCTGTTCGCCCTCGCTCCGTTGGCGATGATCCCGTTGGCACTGGCCGGCTCTTCCATCACCCCAGCCGCAGCTGCTACCGCCATGGTTCCGGCTACCAGCGGAGATTGGGGCTACCCGCTTGCAGGCGATTACTTCAAGGGTCGCGGGTACGGCTACAACCCCGTTGCCGGATGCTCCTACTGCTCTACGGACCATCAGGGGTATGACATGGCTCAGGGCTGTGGAACCACCATCCACGCCGCCGGCCTCGGAACCGTCATCACTGCCGGTGAGTTCTACGGCTGGGGCAACACCGTCCGCATCGATCACGGCGGGGGCCTCGTGACCCTGTATGGGCACATGCAATGGGACTCAATTCGCGTCGCTGTCGGAGATGCCGTCGTGGCAGGTGATCCGGTGGGGTCCGAAGGCAACACCGGTAGATCCTTCGGCTGCCACCTGCATTACGAAGTCCAGCGCGACGGAGTCGCGATCGATCCCGAGCCGTTCATGACCGCGCTCGGCCTGCCCCTGAAGTGA